Below is a window of Impatiens glandulifera chromosome 2, dImpGla2.1, whole genome shotgun sequence DNA.
ATTCCAACCCAAAAAAACTAAGTTATAAAATGATGTACCATTTTCCGTGGATGAGACAAGCATCTCTAGGATCCTCTAAtcgataatatttatttgtgcAAGCATACCAcctttttaaattaagtttgtGCATGTCGGTTTATAACATGCTAACTTGCTAACTCTTTGCACGGCATAGCTCGAGTATACAACTGGCCTACCTTAATTtaaaaacgaataaaaataatatcatattcaaaaaataatacatCGATTACTCCATAACTCAAACTTCAATTTTGTCATTTAATGGAACAAGTTGTAAGTTATCGCTATCATCATCTTCCTCAAACGCTACCACAATTGGATCATCGTTCGGCAAAAGATCTCCGTCAATCTGGTTAACATTTGGGATGAGAAATACAAAAGCTAAAGTAACAAACCTCATAACATTCCTTAACAATATAGCCATCCAAAGGTTGACAAAATTGGTTCGATCAATTCGAATGAAATGAAGTACAACTCCACCACCCCATTTGGAAGAGAGTATCCCGAGTCCATCAATACACGCGAGTATAGAGAAAAACATCCCCTCGATACCAGGTGGACATATTTTGGTGCTCAAGACAATCATGGGCATCCATTTCACCCTGGCTATTATTCGTGTGGCACATTCATCAACAATCACGAAGAATGAGTTTGGGATTGCGAAGATCAAATTCCATCTTAGAACGAAAACAAGATCAAGCATTCCGGTTAAGGCATACAAGAGCTGGGCGAAGAATATTAAGGGTCTGAAAGGAACATCCTTTAGAATTTGTGGTATATGACCACTCCAAATATTGAAGCCAATGCACCAACTGAATGAATCATCCCCACAAATTCctgcaaaagaaaaaaaaaagttgctTCTAAGTTTAAACTTGGTTTCctattagaatatttatataatttggcaTTGTAGAGGAAACCTGAGAGAAAGCTGGACCAGCATTGGGGTTGGTATACCAATAGAAGAGTCCTTCATCAGTATTAAAGTTTAGTGCAAAGGAAAGGTACATATAAAGTGCAGGCTTCCAAACTTGTGGATATTTCATTGTTTTAACCATGATCCTCATTGCTCCTTCCACTCTATCTCTACTCTGTATTTCATGAAACATGTATCTATTACATAAATTAACATATGCTTGTGAAGTTTATTCCCTATCCAGGCTAGTGTAACAATCAATTTGTCGTGTTAATTCATCCTCACTTGAGTTGTGGAAGAGATTCAACAAATGTATAATGATGAGGAAGCCAAAAGAGTGATcataaatcaataatttgattgtttctaagataaatggtaaaataatttcttataaccTCTACAAATGTTACTTTAGTTCATTGATCTATGAGTTGGGAAGGAAAATAAATGTGAAAAGTTT
It encodes the following:
- the LOC124923657 gene encoding LOW QUALITY PROTEIN: probable folate-biopterin transporter 6 (The sequence of the model RefSeq protein was modified relative to this genomic sequence to represent the inferred CDS: inserted 3 bases in 2 codons; substituted 1 base at 1 genomic stop codon), which produces MDPLEENNVSHRSPAKGDYYLKNLVRRSLSLILEPFQWLQMLSRRFNPSFIFGIFLVYGLNQEFSISYFKVASDYXWKDVQNAQPSSVQLFIGLYYIPFVMKPVWGLLTDVFPVMGYRRRPYFLLAGVVGTASAITVALGGKVTAVVALCCLIGVNAAVAMGDVIIDACVAKNSIEERDLTPDLQSLCWFCXSLIGYFTSGFFVHYLGAQGSLGLLAVPSASLIGLGFVMYEVRSTDMMNSHKQKSRDRVEGAMRIMVKTMKYPQVWKPALYMYLSFALNFNTDEGLFYWYTNPNAGPAFSQEFVGMIHSVGALASIFGVVIYHKXLKDVPFRPLIFFAQLLYALTGMLDLVFVLRWNLIFAIPNSFFVIVDECATRIIARVKWMPMIVLSTKICPPGIEGMFFSILACIDGLGILSSKWGGGVVLHFIRIDRTNFVNLWMAILLRNVMRFVTLAFVFLIPNVNQIDGDLLPNDDPIVVAFEEDDDSDNLQLVPLNDKIEV